The proteins below are encoded in one region of Candidatus Firestonebacteria bacterium RIFOXYD2_FULL_39_29:
- a CDS encoding cold-shock protein gives MATGKVKWFNDQKGYGFITPESGKDVFVHHSAIQGDGFKTLSEGQAVEFEIENGPKGEQATKVVKL, from the coding sequence ATGGCAACAGGAAAAGTGAAATGGTTTAACGACCAGAAAGGCTATGGTTTCATTACTCCGGAATCAGGAAAAGATGTATTCGTACATCATTCCGCGATCCAGGGTGACGGATTCAAGACCTTAAGCGAAGGACAGGCTGTCGAATTCGAAATCGAAAACGGTCCCAAGGGTGAGCAGGCTACGAAAGTAGTAAAACTCTAA
- a CDS encoding cold-shock protein, which produces MAKGKVKWFNDQKGYGFITPESGKDVFVHHTAIQGEGFKTLREGQDVEFEIENGPKGEQATKVVKL; this is translated from the coding sequence ATGGCAAAGGGAAAAGTAAAATGGTTTAACGACCAGAAGGGTTATGGCTTCATAACTCCGGAATCGGGAAAAGATGTATTCGTACATCATACCGCAATCCAGGGTGAAGGATTCAAGACCTTGAGAGAAGGACAGGACGTCGAATTCGAAATCGAAAACGGCCCCAAGGGTGAGCAAGCTACTAAAGTAGTTAAACTCTAA
- a CDS encoding 7-cyano-7-deazaguanine synthase QueC, translating to MANKKAVILLSGGLDSTTTLYYAKAKGFKCFCLLFDYGQRHKKELKAAVKLAKMNKCIYIVVKIALPWSKSALTDRKVKVPVKNKQIGKDIPVTYVPARNTIFLGFAASYAESIGAKKIFIGANALDYSGYPDCRPNYIKAYEKAVNLGTKSGVSGNKLKIETPLINLTKAEIIKLGIKLKVPYELTWSCYNGGKKPCGVCDSCLLREKGFRKIK from the coding sequence ATGGCGAATAAAAAAGCGGTAATATTACTGTCAGGCGGGCTAGATTCCACAACAACTCTGTATTATGCAAAAGCAAAGGGCTTTAAATGTTTTTGCCTCCTTTTCGACTACGGGCAAAGGCACAAGAAAGAGTTAAAAGCGGCTGTAAAACTGGCAAAAATGAACAAATGTATCTACATCGTAGTTAAAATAGCGCTGCCATGGTCTAAGAGCGCATTAACGGATAGGAAGGTTAAAGTACCGGTGAAGAATAAGCAAATCGGAAAAGATATACCCGTTACTTATGTTCCGGCGAGAAATACAATATTTTTAGGTTTTGCCGCGTCTTATGCCGAATCAATCGGTGCTAAAAAGATTTTCATAGGAGCAAATGCATTGGATTACAGCGGATACCCTGACTGCCGTCCGAATTATATTAAGGCCTATGAAAAAGCAGTGAACCTCGGAACTAAAAGCGGTGTCTCCGGAAATAAATTAAAGATAGAAACGCCGTTGATTAATCTGACAAAAGCGGAGATAATTAAATTAGGGATTAAGCTTAAAGTGCCTTACGAGTTAACCTGGTCTTGCTATAACGGCGGTAAAAAGCCTTGCGGGGTGTGTGATTCGTGCTTGTTAAGGGAAAAAGGGTTTAGGAAAATAAAATAA
- a CDS encoding DNA repair protein RecO, translating into MNPYHKTTGIIIKVRSYGEANKHLTIYTKAYGKIHAVAKGAKKMKSRFGSTVELFTETKLFLYKQTYADLYLLTQSQIATHFKNISKDVKKYTYASAVSDFVNTFVPFGEKSHSLYELFIHTLHRLDTQKHEDKIFSMFMVKFLTQVGFRIALDSCTSCGSDLKQNKRMSVSPKHGGVVCETCASGVSTVEVYNNTLKLMDFLHRKTFDTLSKITIDNQSHMEIEKVVEHFLEYNFELKLKSLKVMESIKSYGE; encoded by the coding sequence ATGAATCCGTATCATAAAACTACCGGCATAATCATTAAAGTCAGAAGCTATGGCGAAGCGAACAAACACCTTACTATTTATACCAAGGCATACGGGAAGATCCACGCGGTGGCGAAGGGTGCAAAGAAGATGAAGAGCCGGTTTGGCTCTACGGTGGAACTTTTTACGGAGACAAAATTGTTTTTGTATAAGCAAACATACGCGGATCTTTATCTGTTAACTCAAAGTCAGATTGCCACGCATTTTAAGAATATCTCCAAAGACGTAAAAAAATATACTTATGCTTCTGCGGTCTCTGATTTTGTGAATACTTTTGTACCGTTCGGGGAAAAAAGTCATTCTTTGTATGAACTTTTCATTCATACTCTGCATAGATTGGATACGCAAAAACATGAAGACAAGATATTTTCAATGTTTATGGTGAAGTTCCTCACCCAGGTGGGTTTCAGAATCGCGCTTGATTCCTGCACCTCTTGCGGCTCTGATTTAAAACAGAATAAACGGATGTCCGTAAGTCCCAAACACGGGGGTGTAGTTTGCGAAACGTGCGCAAGCGGAGTTTCAACGGTCGAAGTGTATAATAATACGCTTAAACTTATGGATTTTCTTCACAGGAAAACATTTGATACACTTTCTAAAATAACCATAGATAATCAATCTCATATGGAGATAGAAAAAGTAGTGGAACATTTTCTTGAATATAACTTTGAGCTGAAATTAAAAAGCTTAAAAGTAATGGAGAGTATAAAATCTTATGGCGAATAA